The sequence GCTTCACCGCTCACGCCGCTCAGGGCGACGACGTCACCGCCGGGCAGGTCATCATCACCTACGACGTCCCGGCAATCGAAGCCAAGGGACTCAATCCCATCGTCCCCGTCGTGGTCATGGATGAACGCGATTCCGGCAACGTCGTGCCGTCCGATGCGGTCACCGCAGGGTCCGATATCGCTTCCGGCGCAGACCTTTTCCTCGCAGCCAAGTAATGGAAGTCATCATCCTGGCCGACGCCGAGGAAATCGGTGGCATCGCGGCCGACGCGATCGGCGCGCTGTTGGGCCGCAACCCCGCCGCCGTGCTTGGACTGGCCACCGGGTCGTCGCCGCTGGCGATCTACGACGAGCTGGCGGCGCGCTGCGAGGCAGGCACTATCTCGTTTCGGCAGGCCCGCGGTTTCACCCTCGACGAGTACGTGGGTCTACCCGCCGACCATCCGCAGCGGTACCGGACCGTCATCGACGAGGTGTTCGCGTCCCGCGTCGATTTCGTTCCGGGGGCAGTGGAAGGCCCCGACGGCCTGGCGGCCGACATCCCGGCTGCGTGCGCGGCTTACGAGAGCGCGATCCAGGCGGCGGGCGGAGTCGATCTGCAGATCCTCGGAATCGGCACCGACGGGCACATCGGGTTCAACGAACCGGGTTCCTCGCTGGCATCCCGTACCCGCATCAAGACTTTGACCAGGCAGACCCGCGTCGACAACGCCCGATTCTTCGACGGCGACCTCGACGCGGTGCCCACTCACTGTCTGACGCAGGGCCTCGGGACCATCATGGCGGCCAGGCACATCATCCTGGTGGCCACCGGCCGCAGTAAGGCCGAGGCCGTGCACCAACTCGTTGAGGGCCCGGTGAGCGCGTTGTGGCCGGCGACGGTGCTGCAGCACCATCCGCACGTCACCGTCCTGCTCGACGACGCCGCCGCGCGACGGCTTCAGCTCGTCGACTACTACCGCGAGACGTACCGCTCGAAGCCGAAATGGCAGGGCATCTGAGCCCGCCGCCATGCTGATCACCGCAGATGCGCTGCTGACAGGCCGAGAATTGCTGGCACCCGCATGGATTGAGGTTGCCGACGGTTTGGTTACCGCGGTCGGGGCGGGACCTACACCGCGGCCGGCGGATCGCAATCTTGGTGCGGTGACGGTGGCGCCGGGTTTCGTCGACACGCATCTGCACGGCGGGGGAGGAGCGAACTTCTCCACGGCCGACCACACCGAAACGGCTACCGCTGCCGCATTTCACCGCAGACACGGCACCACCACCATGGTCGCGTCGCTGGTCACCGCGGGTCCCGCGGATCTGCTGCGCCAGGTCACGGCTTTGGCCGACGACGTCCGCTCCGGGGTGATCGACGGGATTCACCTGGAAGGCCCGTGGCTGTCCACGCTGCGGTGCGGGGCCCATCAGCCGTCCCTGATGCGGGATCCCGATCCCGGCGAGATCGACCGCGTCCTCGAGGCAGGCGGCGGAGCGATCCGGATGGTCACCATCGCACCGGAACGCGAGGGTGCACTGGCTGCGATTCGACAGATTGTCGATGCGGGAGTGGTTGCTGCCGTGGGGCATACCGAGGCGACCTACGAACAGACCAGAACGGCCATCGACGCCGGTGCGACGGTCGGCACGCATCTGTTCAACGCCATGCGGCCGATCAACACCCGGGAACCCGGTCCGGTCATCGCGTTGCTCGAAGACCCGAGGGTGACAGTGGAGTTGATCACCGACGGCGTCCATGTCGATCCCGCGCTGTACCGGCATGTCGTGCGTAGCGTCGGGCCGGATCGCGTTTCCTTGGTGACCGATGCGATGGCGGCGGCAGGGATGTCCGACGGTCGGTACTGGCTCGGACCGCTGGCTGTGGACGTCGTCGGAGGGGTGGCCCGCGTCGCGGACAGCCAGACCATCGCGGGCAGCACCGCGACGATGGATCACCAGTTCCGGTTCGCGGTGCAGCACAGTGGATTGCCGCGTGATGAGGCGCTGATGGCCGCGATGCGGCAGTCGTCGAGCAATCCCGCTCGCGCGCTGGGGTTACCGGGCGGAGAGCTCGCCGCCGGTACGCCAGCCGACTTGGTGGTACTGGACGCCGATCTCGCGGTGTCGGCCGTCATGCGTCGCGGGTCGTGGGTCACCCATTAGCGATTTCGGCGCGCTTACCGACGCTGAGCGTGGATTTCCGCGCCGAATTCGCGTAGCCGCCGCATGGATATGGCTGGCGGGTGCGGCGGTGTACCTCGTGTGCGAGGCGGTCGCCGCTGCGGGATACCCCGGCTACAGCTATATCGACGACTACATCAGCGACCTCGGCGTGTACGCGATCATGAACATCGGGTTCACCATGCACGGCGCACTGTTCCTGCTCGGCGCCATCGTCGTATCGCGTGCCTGTCGAGACATCGGTGCGGCCGGTTGGGGTTTCGTGCTTGCCGCGGCGGCGAATGCGATCGGCAACGCGCTCGTCGGCGCCTTCAGGAGTGGTGACCACTGGCATGTGCTCGGCGCAGGACTGGCGATCGTCGGCGGCAATGTCGCGGTTGTCATCGCCGGTATCGGCAGTCGCGAGGCATCACGTCGGTACAGCAGCGCAAGCATCGTCATCGGAGCCGTTGGCCTTGCGTGTCTCACGGCACTGATCATCGACGGCGCCAGCGGTTCACGGCTCATACCCGTCGGCGTCCTCGAGCGCGGATCCGTCTACTCGATCGTCGTCTGGGAGCTCATGACGGGCGTCGTGCTCTTGCGATTTCGGCGCGTTTAGTACCGCTGAGCGTGACCAAGCGCGCCGAAATCGCTAAGCGCGGGCGATGTTCTCGACGATGATCTCGCAGGCCGCCTCGTAGAAAGCGCTGATGAGGGTCGAGAAGGACAGCTCGAACGGGTAGATCATGTGCACTTCGAGCGGTTCGAGCTGCCACTCGGGCAGGACCGGCACGATGCTGCCCACGCGCAGTTCCTCGGTGCAGATGATCTGCGTCGGCATCGTCCCGATGCCAAGCCCCTGCAGGATGTACTGCTTGCACACCTGAAAGTTGTTGGCGCGGGCGCGAACCTGTGGGGACAGCTCATGTAATCGTTTGTTCTTCGAGAGGGTGAGCTTGCGCGGGCCCGCGAAGCCGAAGTCGATGAACGGCACGGTGTCCAACTGCGCGGGGGCGATGACTGGTTCCGGCAGACTTCGCACGAAGTCCGGCGACGCGCACAGGAACAGTTCCAGGTCGAAGACCTTCCTGGCGATGAGTGTCGAATCCTGTAGCGGCCCCGTCCCGAACACCACATCGAACCCGTCCCTGATCGGGTCGACCATGTTGTCCACCAGCCGGATGTCCAGCCGTGAGTTGGGATGGCGCGCCAGGAACGTGGCGCCGACTCTCGACGCGTAGTCGATGCCGACGAACACCGGTATCGCGACCCTCAGCTCGCCCTGCGGCTCCTGCCTGCTGCCCTCGACCAGGGCGCGAACGCCGTTGGCCTCGGCCAGGATGTTCACGGAATGCGCGTAGATCTTCTCGCCGAGGTCGGTGACGGTCAGCTGGTGGGTGTTCTTGCGCAACAGCTTGATGCCGAGGTCGGATTCGAGCTTGGTCAGCTTGCGGCTCACAGTCGACTTCGGCATGCCGAGCAGTGTGGCCGCCTTCGACAGGCTCCGGCATTCGACGACCTTGCCGAATACCAGCAGGGCGTCGAGGTCGAACGG is a genomic window of Mycobacterium sp. ITM-2016-00318 containing:
- the nagA gene encoding N-acetylglucosamine-6-phosphate deacetylase, whose translation is MLITADALLTGRELLAPAWIEVADGLVTAVGAGPTPRPADRNLGAVTVAPGFVDTHLHGGGGANFSTADHTETATAAAFHRRHGTTTMVASLVTAGPADLLRQVTALADDVRSGVIDGIHLEGPWLSTLRCGAHQPSLMRDPDPGEIDRVLEAGGGAIRMVTIAPEREGALAAIRQIVDAGVVAAVGHTEATYEQTRTAIDAGATVGTHLFNAMRPINTREPGPVIALLEDPRVTVELITDGVHVDPALYRHVVRSVGPDRVSLVTDAMAAAGMSDGRYWLGPLAVDVVGGVARVADSQTIAGSTATMDHQFRFAVQHSGLPRDEALMAAMRQSSSNPARALGLPGGELAAGTPADLVVLDADLAVSAVMRRGSWVTH
- a CDS encoding DUF998 domain-containing protein — translated: MYLVCEAVAAAGYPGYSYIDDYISDLGVYAIMNIGFTMHGALFLLGAIVVSRACRDIGAAGWGFVLAAAANAIGNALVGAFRSGDHWHVLGAGLAIVGGNVAVVIAGIGSREASRRYSSASIVIGAVGLACLTALIIDGASGSRLIPVGVLERGSVYSIVVWELMTGVVLLRFRRV
- a CDS encoding LysR family transcriptional regulator, with the protein product MEQNPPFDLDALLVFGKVVECRSLSKAATLLGMPKSTVSRKLTKLESDLGIKLLRKNTHQLTVTDLGEKIYAHSVNILAEANGVRALVEGSRQEPQGELRVAIPVFVGIDYASRVGATFLARHPNSRLDIRLVDNMVDPIRDGFDVVFGTGPLQDSTLIARKVFDLELFLCASPDFVRSLPEPVIAPAQLDTVPFIDFGFAGPRKLTLSKNKRLHELSPQVRARANNFQVCKQYILQGLGIGTMPTQIICTEELRVGSIVPVLPEWQLEPLEVHMIYPFELSFSTLISAFYEAACEIIVENIARA
- the nagB gene encoding glucosamine-6-phosphate deaminase; this translates as MEVIILADAEEIGGIAADAIGALLGRNPAAVLGLATGSSPLAIYDELAARCEAGTISFRQARGFTLDEYVGLPADHPQRYRTVIDEVFASRVDFVPGAVEGPDGLAADIPAACAAYESAIQAAGGVDLQILGIGTDGHIGFNEPGSSLASRTRIKTLTRQTRVDNARFFDGDLDAVPTHCLTQGLGTIMAARHIILVATGRSKAEAVHQLVEGPVSALWPATVLQHHPHVTVLLDDAAARRLQLVDYYRETYRSKPKWQGI